The Erythrobacter aurantius genome includes a window with the following:
- the rodA gene encoding rod shape-determining protein RodA: MQRERTGIVPEPIARQPWSMLIPLFMLVAFGAAVLYSAAGGSMQPFAASHLIRFSVFMIMAAVIASLPREFVRFMTYPAYIVVLVMLMAVEAMGALRGGSQRWLDLGFMVLQPSELMKPVIVVTLAQFYSTLPVGLITGWRALVLPGALVGLPMALVLLQPDLGTALAIGFGGAVVMLLAGLPLRWFIGGGVAAVAAAPLIFYFGLQEYQQRRVMTMFDPEADALGAGYHITQSKIAIGSGGVFGKGFNNGSQSHLQYLPEPHTDFVFATMAEEWGLVGGLFVLAVFSIILRWGMRVARESRDRFASLLAAGMTATIFFYVAVNLLMVMGFAPVVGIPLPFMSHGGSSMMTNMICIGALMMVNRWNRNAPRGGLSG; the protein is encoded by the coding sequence ATGCAACGCGAACGAACCGGTATAGTCCCAGAACCGATCGCGCGGCAGCCGTGGTCGATGCTGATCCCGCTGTTCATGCTGGTCGCGTTTGGCGCGGCGGTTCTGTACTCCGCCGCTGGCGGATCGATGCAGCCCTTCGCTGCGTCGCATCTTATCCGCTTTAGCGTCTTCATGATCATGGCTGCGGTCATCGCGAGCCTGCCGCGCGAATTCGTGCGGTTTATGACTTATCCTGCCTATATCGTTGTTCTAGTTATGCTAATGGCCGTTGAGGCTATGGGTGCACTACGCGGTGGTAGCCAGCGCTGGCTCGATCTCGGTTTCATGGTGCTGCAACCATCCGAACTGATGAAGCCGGTAATTGTCGTGACGCTGGCGCAGTTCTATTCGACCTTGCCTGTCGGGCTGATCACCGGATGGCGGGCACTGGTGCTGCCGGGTGCGCTCGTCGGGCTGCCCATGGCGCTGGTGTTGCTGCAACCTGATCTCGGTACGGCGTTGGCCATCGGTTTCGGTGGAGCAGTCGTCATGCTGCTGGCCGGCTTGCCTTTGCGCTGGTTCATCGGCGGGGGTGTTGCGGCAGTCGCAGCTGCGCCGCTGATCTTCTATTTCGGCCTGCAGGAATACCAGCAACGCCGCGTAATGACGATGTTCGATCCGGAAGCCGACGCCTTGGGCGCGGGCTATCACATCACCCAGTCCAAGATCGCGATCGGATCAGGCGGTGTGTTCGGCAAAGGCTTCAACAACGGGTCGCAAAGCCACCTGCAGTATCTTCCCGAACCGCACACCGATTTCGTCTTCGCCACCATGGCCGAGGAATGGGGCCTTGTCGGCGGCCTGTTCGTGCTTGCGGTGTTCAGCATCATCCTGCGCTGGGGCATGCGGGTCGCCCGGGAATCCAGAGACCGGTTTGCCAGCCTTCTTGCCGCCGGTATGACCGCAACCATTTTCTTCTATGTGGCAGTTAACCTGTTGATGGTCATGGGTTTTGCTCCGGTGGTTGGTATTCCACTTCCGTTTATGAGCCACGGCGGATCGTCGATGATGACGAACATGATCTGCATCGGCGCACTGATGATGGTGAACCGCTGGAACCGGAACGCACCGCGAGGCGGGCTGAGCGGTTGA
- the mrdA gene encoding penicillin-binding protein 2 codes for MKRFFKLKTGVQRRGPLVNASTLKNTFDRRAFVVGAVQYGVGILLAGRMAYLAIAENEKYRLESESNRVNLTLIPPRRGWILDRNGAPLASNRADFRVDIIPDRLTDPDAMIDQIGELLELEADRIADLKTEVANARGFAPVEVASGLNYEQFAALSVRLPDMQGVVPQRGFSRYYPTASSVGHLIGYVGPASAEEYEKDRNPILITPGYKIGKDGLEKQFEQELRGVPGARRVEVTAGGRIVRDLETREDIQGDPVRLTIDGPLQDYAARRIGLESGSVVVMDCATGDLLCMASMPSFDPNSFSDGIGSVEYAMLRDDQRVPLRNKVLKGLYPPGSTVKPMHCMAFLKEGVRPEETIVCGGGRRIGNRFFRCHSNHGVVNMDKAIAQSCDSYFYHFAQQVGFDKVAEMAKYLGMGQEFDLPVTSQFYGTVPSSDWKFNKFGREWQPFDTVNASIGQGYYLASPLQLAVMSTRLATGRHVEPRLTLDTPPRGFDQVDFPEDQVQFIRQSMSNVVNGAGTARRAALPFPDIQIAGKTGTAQVVSLSISDGRSGPWKYRDHGLFVFFAPFDKPRYAGAVVIEHGGGSGAAYPIARDVMTFMFDPAKGLEALRALEQQWGGTAQERLEKRYAAYAAERGAAVTPPPRRDEEIFDRVEAEARLDAARTQEIGEEFVEPRENQAASGSPPPDAYNAAAQAEAQ; via the coding sequence GTGAAGCGGTTCTTCAAGTTGAAAACCGGCGTGCAAAGGCGTGGACCGCTGGTCAACGCGTCAACGCTCAAGAACACGTTTGACCGGCGCGCCTTTGTCGTCGGTGCGGTGCAGTATGGTGTCGGCATATTGCTGGCCGGACGAATGGCCTATCTCGCTATTGCCGAGAACGAGAAATACCGGCTGGAATCCGAAAGCAACCGGGTCAACCTCACGCTGATCCCGCCTCGCCGTGGATGGATACTTGATCGCAACGGCGCACCGCTTGCCTCGAACCGCGCCGACTTCCGGGTCGACATCATTCCCGATCGCCTGACCGATCCCGATGCGATGATCGACCAGATCGGGGAATTGCTGGAGCTGGAGGCGGATCGGATCGCCGACCTCAAGACCGAGGTTGCAAACGCGCGCGGGTTTGCCCCTGTCGAAGTAGCCAGCGGCCTGAATTACGAGCAGTTCGCCGCGCTCAGCGTACGCCTGCCTGACATGCAGGGTGTCGTCCCCCAGCGCGGCTTTTCGCGCTACTACCCTACCGCATCATCTGTCGGGCATCTGATCGGCTATGTCGGCCCGGCATCGGCCGAGGAATACGAAAAGGATCGCAACCCGATCCTGATCACACCGGGCTACAAGATCGGCAAGGACGGGCTGGAAAAGCAGTTTGAACAGGAACTGCGCGGTGTACCCGGAGCGCGCCGGGTGGAAGTGACGGCGGGCGGACGCATCGTGCGCGATCTCGAAACGCGCGAGGATATCCAGGGCGATCCGGTGAGGCTTACCATCGACGGACCGCTTCAGGATTACGCCGCGCGCCGCATCGGCCTCGAAAGCGGGTCCGTGGTGGTGATGGACTGCGCCACGGGCGACCTTCTGTGCATGGCCTCCATGCCCAGCTTCGATCCGAACAGCTTTTCGGATGGCATCGGCAGCGTCGAATACGCGATGCTACGAGACGACCAGCGCGTGCCGCTGCGCAACAAGGTGCTGAAAGGGCTGTATCCACCCGGCTCAACGGTAAAGCCGATGCATTGCATGGCCTTCCTGAAAGAAGGTGTGCGCCCGGAAGAAACCATCGTGTGCGGCGGCGGACGCCGGATCGGCAACCGCTTTTTCCGCTGTCACTCCAATCACGGCGTCGTCAACATGGACAAGGCGATTGCCCAAAGTTGCGACAGCTATTTCTACCATTTCGCGCAGCAGGTCGGTTTCGACAAGGTCGCCGAGATGGCGAAATACCTCGGCATGGGGCAGGAATTCGATCTGCCCGTGACCAGCCAGTTTTATGGCACCGTCCCCAGCTCCGATTGGAAATTCAACAAGTTCGGGCGCGAATGGCAACCGTTCGATACGGTCAACGCCTCCATCGGACAGGGATACTACCTCGCCAGCCCGCTGCAATTGGCGGTGATGAGCACCAGGCTGGCCACCGGTCGGCATGTCGAACCGCGCCTGACGCTGGACACACCGCCGCGCGGGTTCGATCAGGTCGATTTCCCGGAAGACCAGGTGCAGTTCATCCGACAGTCGATGAGCAATGTCGTCAATGGCGCTGGCACGGCGCGGCGCGCGGCGCTGCCCTTCCCTGACATCCAGATTGCCGGGAAGACCGGGACAGCTCAGGTCGTGTCCCTGAGCATTTCCGATGGTCGCAGCGGCCCTTGGAAATACCGCGATCACGGCCTGTTCGTGTTCTTCGCCCCATTTGACAAACCGCGCTACGCCGGCGCTGTCGTGATCGAACATGGCGGCGGATCAGGCGCGGCCTATCCGATTGCGCGCGACGTAATGACCTTCATGTTCGATCCGGCCAAGGGGCTGGAGGCGCTGCGCGCTCTCGAGCAGCAATGGGGAGGCACAGCGCAGGAACGGCTGGAGAAGCGCTACGCCGCCTATGCAGCCGAACGGGGCGCAGCTGTCACTCCGCCCCCGCGACGCGACGAGGAGATATTCGACCGGGTCGAGGCCGAAGCAAGGCTTGATGCGGCGCGGACACAGGAAATCGGCGAAGAATTTGTCGAGCCGCGCGAAAATCAGGCCGCGTCCGGCTCCCCGCCGCCCGATGCCTATAATGCCGCTGCGCAGGCGGAGGCGCAGTGA
- a CDS encoding rod shape-determining protein MreD gives MIDRLAPPTQRRAYGRGGINRVESPWRALSVPYVSIMLGSLLPFLLMADVMPLVPPLGYLMFLVWRMMRPGLLPLWAGAPLGAFDDLFSGQPFGSAILLWSATMIVLEIIETRFPWWGFWQDWFTAGLGIVLYIIAAMLATGANLTSHLLIAAIPQIVLAVLLYPLFARFVAWLDRFRLSRTRRIG, from the coding sequence TTGATTGATCGCCTCGCCCCGCCGACACAGCGCCGGGCCTATGGTCGCGGTGGCATCAACCGCGTCGAGTCACCTTGGCGCGCGCTGTCGGTTCCCTATGTTTCGATCATGCTCGGATCGCTTCTGCCATTCCTGCTGATGGCCGACGTGATGCCGCTCGTGCCGCCACTGGGCTATCTGATGTTCCTTGTCTGGCGCATGATGCGGCCCGGCCTCTTGCCGCTGTGGGCGGGCGCTCCGCTCGGGGCATTTGACGACCTGTTCAGCGGGCAGCCCTTCGGCAGCGCCATTCTGCTATGGTCGGCGACCATGATCGTGCTGGAAATCATCGAAACCCGGTTCCCATGGTGGGGCTTCTGGCAGGACTGGTTCACCGCCGGTCTAGGCATTGTGCTCTATATCATCGCAGCCATGCTGGCGACTGGCGCAAACCTGACCTCGCATCTGTTGATCGCGGCAATTCCGCAGATTGTTCTCGCGGTTCTGCTGTATCCGCTGTTCGCCCGCTTCGTCGCCTGGCTTGACCGGTTCCGCCTTTCGCGCACGCGGAGGATCGGGTGA
- the mreC gene encoding rod shape-determining protein MreC: protein MAPPSSRRSGFSKKQQYSVFTGYLLATLGALAGLGLLAISLWQPATFQPLRGAATDAVSPVGEATGTVRGESQGILASIAGYWRAASKNAELRREVELARIRLAEAQAVETENRRLKALLGLASETTKPVASARLVGSSATSARRFAYIGVGKNDGVEIGMPVHSERGVIGRVLETSRFSSRVLLLTDSESVLPVRRAKDQTVAFAEGRGDGMLRIRLINLGLNPLEVGDVFVTSGAGGYYRPGVAVAVLSEKTADGGIARLIAEPAATNFVVVEPIYEPLAVQASEVRARDELSDAELED from the coding sequence ATGGCGCCGCCATCATCGCGTCGATCGGGCTTTTCGAAGAAGCAGCAATATTCGGTCTTCACCGGGTATCTGCTGGCTACGCTCGGTGCGCTGGCGGGGCTTGGCCTGCTGGCGATATCTCTGTGGCAGCCAGCGACGTTTCAACCCCTTCGTGGAGCCGCGACCGATGCTGTCAGCCCGGTCGGTGAAGCCACCGGAACCGTGCGCGGCGAAAGCCAGGGCATTCTTGCAAGCATCGCAGGATACTGGCGCGCCGCTAGCAAGAATGCCGAATTGCGCCGCGAAGTCGAACTTGCCCGCATCCGGCTTGCCGAAGCGCAAGCGGTTGAAACCGAAAACCGGCGGCTGAAGGCTTTGCTGGGTCTTGCCAGCGAGACCACCAAGCCCGTCGCATCGGCGCGGCTCGTCGGATCCAGTGCGACCAGCGCACGGCGGTTTGCCTATATCGGGGTCGGCAAGAATGACGGCGTCGAAATCGGTATGCCGGTGCATTCCGAACGCGGCGTGATCGGGCGGGTGCTCGAAACTTCGCGCTTTTCCTCACGCGTACTCTTGTTGACCGATAGCGAAAGCGTGCTCCCTGTTCGCCGGGCAAAGGATCAGACCGTTGCCTTTGCCGAAGGGCGCGGCGATGGAATGCTGCGCATCCGGCTGATCAACCTCGGCCTAAACCCGCTTGAAGTCGGCGACGTCTTCGTCACGAGCGGTGCAGGCGGATATTACCGCCCCGGTGTTGCTGTCGCCGTGTTGAGCGAAAAGACCGCCGATGGCGGCATCGCGCGCCTGATCGCAGAGCCGGCGGCGACAAATTTCGTCGTGGTCGAACCTATTTACGAACCGCTGGCGGTGCAGGCATCCGAAGTGCGCGCACGCGACGAACTGAGCGATGCGGAGCTTGAGGATTGA
- a CDS encoding rod shape-determining protein, whose amino-acid sequence MSFWNNLFKFGSQNMAIDLGTANTLVYVQDQGIVLNEPSVVAIETINGIKRVKAVGDDAKMMMGKTPDSIEAIRPLRDGVIADIEIAEEMIKHFIRKVHGKRNLFRYPEIVICVPSGSTSVEKRAIRDAASNAGASEVHLILEPMAAAIGADMPVTEPVGSMVVDIGGGTTEVAVLSLRGLAYTTSVRTGGDKMDEAIVSYVRRHHNLLIGDSTAERIKKDYGIAMVPEDGVGETITLKGRDLVNGVPKEITINQAHVAEALSEPIGAIVEGVRIALENTAPELAADIVDQGIVLTGGGALIRRLDEHLREETGLPVSIAEDPLTCVAIGTGRAMEDPVYRGVLMTA is encoded by the coding sequence ATGAGCTTCTGGAACAACCTGTTCAAATTCGGTTCGCAAAACATGGCCATCGATCTGGGGACGGCCAACACGCTGGTCTATGTCCAGGATCAGGGCATCGTCCTCAACGAACCGTCCGTTGTCGCAATCGAGACGATCAACGGGATCAAGCGCGTCAAGGCCGTGGGCGATGATGCGAAGATGATGATGGGCAAGACTCCGGACAGCATCGAAGCCATCCGCCCGCTGCGCGATGGCGTGATCGCCGACATCGAAATTGCGGAAGAAATGATCAAGCACTTCATCCGCAAGGTGCACGGCAAGCGCAACCTGTTCCGCTATCCCGAAATCGTGATCTGCGTTCCCTCAGGCTCGACCTCGGTTGAAAAGCGCGCAATCCGCGACGCGGCTTCGAACGCGGGTGCATCGGAAGTTCACCTGATTCTTGAACCCATGGCGGCAGCAATCGGGGCTGACATGCCCGTGACCGAGCCGGTGGGCAGCATGGTCGTGGATATCGGCGGCGGCACCACCGAAGTTGCGGTTTTGAGCCTGCGCGGCCTCGCCTACACCACATCGGTTCGCACCGGGGGTGACAAGATGGACGAAGCCATCGTCAGCTATGTCCGCCGCCACCACAACCTCTTGATCGGCGATTCCACTGCCGAACGGATCAAGAAGGACTATGGCATCGCGATGGTTCCCGAAGACGGCGTGGGCGAAACCATCACGCTGAAAGGCCGCGATCTTGTGAATGGCGTGCCTAAGGAAATCACGATCAATCAGGCGCACGTCGCCGAGGCGCTGTCCGAACCGATCGGCGCCATCGTAGAAGGTGTCCGGATCGCGCTTGAAAACACCGCACCCGAACTGGCGGCGGATATCGTCGATCAGGGTATCGTGCTTACCGGTGGTGGCGCGTTGATCCGCCGCCTCGATGAACATCTGCGCGAAGAAACCGGCCTGCCGGTATCCATCGCCGAAGATCCGTTGACCTGCGTTGCCATCGGCACCGGCCGGGCAATGGAAGATCCGGTCTACCGCGGCGTTCTGATGACTGCATAA
- the mutL gene encoding DNA mismatch repair endonuclease MutL — protein MAQIRRLPNELVNRIAAGEVVERPAAALKELVENAIDAGARRIAVALVDGGLTRLEVTDDGCGMSADDMALALERHATSKLPDDAIEMVTTLGFRGEALPSIASVARLTLESRVAGAADGWRRVVDHGQLVEDGPAAVPHGTRVRVEQIFAKVPARRKFLRTPRSEYIACLDIVRRLAMARPDIAFTLENGAEGKTRKGLSTQSDEALSTRVSQIVARELKDNAVEIDLARETPHGLMRLTGLAGLPTYNRGVADHQYLFVNGRPVRDKLLTGAVRGAYADMLARDRHAVLALFLDIPPQDVDVNVHPAKTEVRFRDSAGVRGFIVSGLRQALATGDRRSAQGPDRGAMARWQAEPVAEQPAAMRSIFEGRDWAAQPAPSATFGEPRPAWNAPAPSTPSPALPSGRAEEAAPLPQDAVQYPLGIARGQVANTYIVAESADGLVLVDQHAAHERLVLERLKRAGAEEAVTRSQALLVPDVVEMDEADCDRLEDAAEGLARYGLQVERFGPSAMLVRAVPSAIAKADTNKLLRDLADDIAKHGKQDDSGSLLLAERLEYVLATMACHGSVRAGRALSVAEMNALLREMEATPRSGQCNHGRPTWVKLSMEDVEKLFGRH, from the coding sequence ATGGCCCAAATTCGCCGCCTTCCCAACGAGCTTGTGAACCGTATCGCCGCCGGAGAGGTGGTGGAACGGCCAGCTGCCGCGCTGAAAGAGCTGGTCGAGAACGCGATCGACGCGGGCGCACGGCGAATCGCTGTCGCTCTTGTCGACGGCGGGCTGACCCGGCTCGAAGTCACCGACGATGGTTGCGGCATGAGCGCGGATGACATGGCGCTGGCGTTGGAACGGCATGCCACATCGAAACTGCCCGATGATGCGATCGAGATGGTGACGACGCTGGGATTTCGGGGCGAGGCGCTGCCGTCGATTGCCAGCGTGGCGCGCCTGACGCTGGAAAGCCGGGTGGCGGGCGCTGCGGACGGGTGGCGCCGGGTGGTCGATCACGGTCAACTGGTCGAGGACGGACCGGCTGCCGTGCCGCATGGGACGCGGGTGAGGGTGGAGCAGATCTTTGCCAAGGTGCCCGCGCGCCGCAAGTTCCTTCGCACTCCACGCAGCGAATACATCGCCTGCCTCGATATCGTCCGGCGACTGGCGATGGCGCGGCCCGATATTGCCTTCACGCTGGAAAACGGGGCGGAGGGCAAAACCCGCAAGGGGCTTTCGACGCAAAGCGACGAGGCGCTGTCCACCCGCGTTTCGCAGATCGTCGCGCGCGAATTGAAGGATAATGCCGTCGAAATTGATCTCGCCCGCGAAACCCCGCACGGGCTGATGCGGCTGACGGGGCTGGCGGGTCTGCCGACCTACAATCGCGGGGTTGCCGATCACCAGTATCTGTTCGTCAACGGCCGCCCGGTGCGTGACAAGCTGCTGACGGGGGCGGTGCGCGGGGCCTATGCCGACATGCTGGCGCGCGATCGGCACGCGGTGCTGGCGCTGTTCCTCGACATCCCGCCGCAGGATGTCGATGTGAACGTCCACCCGGCGAAGACCGAGGTGCGCTTTCGCGACAGCGCAGGGGTGCGCGGCTTTATCGTCAGCGGACTTCGTCAGGCGCTGGCAACCGGCGACAGGCGCAGCGCGCAGGGGCCGGACAGGGGCGCAATGGCGCGCTGGCAGGCGGAGCCTGTTGCGGAGCAACCCGCCGCCATGCGCTCGATCTTCGAAGGACGTGATTGGGCCGCGCAGCCCGCGCCATCAGCAACATTTGGCGAACCGCGACCGGCTTGGAATGCACCCGCGCCAAGCACACCCTCTCCCGCGCTTCCTTCGGGCCGAGCCGAGGAAGCAGCGCCTCTGCCGCAAGATGCTGTTCAATATCCGCTGGGCATCGCGCGCGGGCAGGTCGCCAACACCTATATCGTCGCGGAAAGTGCCGACGGACTTGTGCTGGTCGATCAGCACGCCGCGCACGAGCGACTGGTTCTCGAGCGGTTGAAGCGGGCAGGGGCGGAGGAGGCTGTTACCCGCTCTCAGGCATTGCTCGTCCCTGATGTGGTGGAAATGGACGAAGCCGATTGCGATCGTCTGGAGGACGCGGCGGAGGGGCTGGCGCGTTACGGGTTGCAGGTCGAACGGTTTGGCCCTTCCGCGATGCTGGTGCGCGCCGTGCCAAGCGCGATTGCCAAGGCCGACACGAACAAGCTGTTGCGCGACCTTGCCGACGATATTGCCAAGCACGGCAAGCAGGACGATAGCGGATCGCTGTTGCTTGCCGAACGGCTCGAATATGTTCTCGCGACCATGGCCTGTCACGGATCGGTCAGGGCAGGGCGGGCGCTCAGCGTCGCCGAAATGAACGCCCTGCTGCGCGAAATGGAAGCAACTCCGCGATCAGGCCAGTGCAATCACGGGCGCCCGACCTGGGTGAAGCTAAGCATGGAAGACGTCGAAAAGCTGTTCGGGCGGCATTAG
- a CDS encoding alpha/beta fold hydrolase has product MKKIVLGVIAVLIVGAAVLAIYATRDGSPVTPKGAGTVTTASGEFEGFPLPDYAQAMIGPDYKSYLVEVEPGIKMHVLEVGEGYPVYMQHGNPTSGFLYRKVADVLPKDQFRIIMPTLVGLGFSSKVPASEHRLENHLRWTAKLIEQLDLGQAIYVGQDWGGPIGMGALGRNPGVISGAVVMNTGFNAPTEKGDISAAHAAVKTPVMGEFMLETFGSIFDRLPGAQGDPDSMPTDVLQLYGQPLRDDGNIKAPLAMMRMVADGPDHPSATQMREIESYVATLDLPVRIVWGMADPILGSRLDLMRANFPDAPVTETTAGHFLQEEVPAEIAAAVMDVFAAVDAQKE; this is encoded by the coding sequence ATGAAGAAGATTGTCCTTGGCGTGATTGCGGTTTTGATCGTCGGGGCCGCCGTATTGGCAATCTATGCCACTCGCGATGGTTCACCGGTGACACCCAAAGGCGCGGGCACTGTCACCACCGCATCAGGCGAGTTCGAAGGCTTTCCTCTACCCGATTATGCGCAGGCAATGATCGGGCCGGATTACAAAAGCTATCTTGTCGAGGTGGAGCCGGGCATAAAGATGCACGTGCTGGAAGTCGGCGAGGGCTACCCTGTCTACATGCAGCACGGCAATCCGACTTCGGGCTTCCTTTATCGCAAGGTGGCCGACGTCCTGCCAAAGGACCAGTTCCGGATCATCATGCCGACACTCGTCGGGCTTGGCTTTTCCAGCAAGGTTCCGGCCAGCGAACACAGACTTGAAAATCACCTGCGCTGGACGGCCAAACTGATCGAGCAGCTCGATCTGGGACAGGCGATCTATGTCGGTCAGGATTGGGGCGGGCCTATCGGCATGGGCGCGCTTGGGCGCAATCCGGGTGTCATTTCGGGGGCGGTTGTGATGAACACCGGCTTCAACGCCCCCACCGAAAAGGGCGACATTTCTGCCGCGCACGCTGCGGTGAAAACGCCCGTAATGGGCGAGTTCATGCTGGAAACATTCGGTTCGATCTTCGACCGTCTGCCGGGTGCTCAAGGTGATCCGGATTCAATGCCGACCGATGTCTTGCAACTCTATGGCCAGCCATTGCGCGATGACGGGAACATCAAGGCACCGCTGGCCATGATGCGGATGGTTGCGGACGGCCCCGATCATCCCAGCGCCACCCAGATGCGCGAGATCGAAAGCTATGTAGCAACGCTTGATCTGCCCGTGCGGATAGTCTGGGGCATGGCGGACCCGATCCTGGGCAGCAGGCTGGACCTGATGCGGGCCAATTTCCCCGATGCGCCCGTCACCGAAACCACGGCAGGACATTTCCTGCAGGAGGAAGTGCCCGCCGAGATTGCGGCCGCGGTGATGGACGTCTTCGCAGCGGTTGATGCGCAGAAGGAATAA
- the ychF gene encoding redox-regulated ATPase YchF has protein sequence MGFRCGIVGLPNVGKSTLFNALTETQAAQAANYPFCTIEPNVGQVAVPDERLDKIAAIAGSAKVIETQLAFVDIAGLVKGASKGEGLGNQFLGNIREVDAIVHVLRCFEDDDIQHVANKVDPIADAEVVETELMLSDLESLEKRVANAAKRATAGDKEAKIMASVLGQALELLKDGKPARLTEPKDDEEARVLKQAQLLTAKPVLYVCNVAEDEAATGNALSEAVFAKAEAEGAQAVVVSAAIEAELVGMPPEDRAEYLESLGLAESGLARVIRAGYKLLGLKTFFTAGPKEARAWTFPDGAKAPQAAGEIHTDFERGFIRAETIAYEDYVTLGGEAGAKEAGKLRQEGKEYVVQDGDVLLFKFNV, from the coding sequence ATGGGTTTCCGCTGCGGGATCGTGGGCCTGCCCAATGTCGGCAAGTCCACTCTGTTCAACGCCCTTACCGAAACGCAGGCCGCGCAGGCCGCGAACTATCCGTTTTGCACGATCGAGCCGAATGTCGGCCAGGTCGCCGTCCCTGACGAGCGGCTCGACAAGATCGCCGCCATCGCGGGCAGCGCGAAGGTGATCGAAACCCAGCTTGCCTTCGTCGATATCGCCGGGCTGGTCAAAGGCGCGAGCAAGGGCGAAGGTCTGGGCAACCAGTTCCTCGGCAACATCCGCGAAGTGGACGCCATCGTCCATGTGCTGCGCTGTTTCGAGGATGACGACATCCAGCACGTCGCCAACAAGGTCGATCCGATCGCGGACGCCGAAGTGGTCGAGACCGAGCTGATGCTGTCCGATCTCGAAAGCCTCGAAAAGCGGGTGGCAAACGCGGCCAAGCGCGCCACCGCCGGGGACAAGGAAGCCAAGATCATGGCATCGGTGCTGGGTCAGGCGCTCGAACTGCTCAAGGACGGTAAGCCCGCCCGCTTGACAGAGCCCAAGGATGACGAGGAAGCGCGCGTCTTGAAGCAGGCGCAATTGCTCACCGCCAAGCCGGTGCTCTACGTCTGCAACGTGGCCGAAGACGAAGCCGCGACCGGCAACGCCCTGTCAGAAGCCGTCTTCGCCAAGGCCGAAGCCGAAGGCGCGCAGGCTGTGGTGGTATCTGCCGCGATCGAGGCCGAACTGGTTGGCATGCCGCCTGAAGACCGCGCTGAATATCTGGAGTCGCTTGGTCTTGCCGAAAGCGGCCTCGCCCGCGTGATCCGCGCCGGATACAAGCTGCTGGGCCTCAAAACCTTCTTCACCGCCGGCCCCAAAGAAGCGCGCGCATGGACCTTCCCCGATGGCGCCAAGGCTCCGCAAGCGGCAGGCGAGATCCACACCGATTTCGAACGCGGATTCATCCGCGCCGAAACCATCGCCTATGAGGACTACGTTACTCTCGGCGGCGAAGCGGGCGCGAAGGAAGCAGGCAAACTGCGGCAGGAAGGCAAGGAATACGTCGTACAGGACGGCGACGTGCTGCTGTTCAAGTTCAACGTCTAG
- a CDS encoding PEP-CTERM sorting domain-containing protein has protein sequence MRSINFVHALIVIAAIGIAAAPVHALKPPPQEPPISSSSGGSSGGSSGGTPVPEPSSMMLFGAGAAAFMLTKRRRKQAA, from the coding sequence ATGCGTTCCATCAATTTCGTTCACGCGCTCATCGTGATAGCCGCAATCGGTATCGCGGCGGCTCCGGTTCACGCGCTGAAGCCTCCGCCGCAGGAGCCGCCGATCAGCAGCAGCTCGGGCGGGTCGTCGGGTGGTTCTTCTGGCGGCACTCCGGTGCCTGAACCTTCCAGCATGATGCTGTTCGGTGCGGGCGCAGCCGCTTTCATGCTGACCAAGCGTCGGCGCAAGCAAGCCGCCTGA
- the pth gene encoding aminoacyl-tRNA hydrolase — protein MQIWTGLGNPGPRYALHRHNVGFMALDVIADMHGFGPVQKKFSGWVQEGRIGSSKVLLLKPATFMNESGRAVGEALRFYKLDPSALTVFHDELDLAPFKVKVKQGGGTAGHNGLKSIDRHIGPEFRRVRIGIGHPGHKDRVTGHVLGNYAKDEQDDLATMLGAIAAESEWLAAGDDARFMSDIALRMQD, from the coding sequence ATGCAGATCTGGACTGGCCTAGGAAATCCCGGACCGCGCTATGCGCTGCACCGGCACAACGTCGGCTTCATGGCGCTCGACGTGATTGCCGACATGCATGGCTTTGGCCCGGTGCAGAAGAAGTTTTCCGGCTGGGTGCAGGAAGGCCGGATCGGGTCCAGCAAAGTGCTGCTGCTGAAACCCGCGACTTTCATGAATGAAAGCGGAAGGGCGGTCGGCGAGGCGCTGCGGTTCTACAAGCTCGATCCCTCTGCGCTCACGGTTTTCCATGACGAGCTCGACCTCGCCCCGTTCAAGGTGAAGGTGAAGCAGGGCGGTGGAACTGCGGGGCACAACGGGCTGAAATCGATCGACCGGCACATCGGGCCTGAATTCCGCCGGGTGCGCATCGGCATCGGCCACCCGGGCCACAAGGATCGCGTCACCGGCCATGTGCTGGGCAACTACGCCAAGGACGAACAGGATGATCTCGCCACCATGCTCGGCGCAATCGCGGCAGAATCGGAATGGCTGGCCGCAGGCGACGATGCCCGATTCATGAGCGACATTGCCCTGAGGATGCAGGATTGA